A section of the Microbacterium forte genome encodes:
- a CDS encoding DUF7882 family protein, which translates to MGRLTYGNTATPIELDDRLMTHLRLVIVTKLRRNESFPLTLAMGDGVAETIWVHASIPLRFSMTQEADVDRALVVAMMNAASSAGGLDLTRDEFARVVDGSRTLHAMSA; encoded by the coding sequence ATGGGACGTCTGACGTACGGCAACACAGCAACGCCGATCGAGCTCGACGATCGGTTGATGACGCACCTGCGGCTCGTGATCGTGACGAAGCTGCGGCGAAACGAGTCCTTCCCGCTCACGCTCGCGATGGGCGACGGTGTCGCAGAGACGATCTGGGTGCACGCATCGATTCCGCTGCGCTTCTCGATGACGCAGGAGGCGGATGTCGATCGTGCGCTGGTGGTGGCGATGATGAACGCTGCGAGCTCCGCGGGAGGCCTCGATCTGACCCGTGACGAGTTCGCCCGGGTGGTCGACGGCTCGCGCACCCTGCATGCGATGAGTGCGTGA
- a CDS encoding HpcH/HpaI aldolase family protein: protein MPSLRARARAGEKLIGALLRMPSEELVEMLAVAAFDFVLIDCEHGPADLVALRQHIALAQVHDVPVIVRVGEGDRDQILRVLDQGAEGILAPHLDTTADAEALVAAAMYPPVGSRGFATYSRAGRFGLVDPADHREWWLENTLVLGMIESPRGVTNVDALVTVPRLDGIMVGPADLAASSGPDDQPVPQAIAAVHSALARAGSLRMDIVGTRDAASAAFTAGADLVVYNLASSLMAHLRGLATPER, encoded by the coding sequence ATGCCGTCGCTGCGCGCCAGGGCACGGGCGGGTGAGAAGCTGATCGGCGCCCTGCTGCGGATGCCGTCGGAAGAGCTCGTCGAGATGCTCGCCGTCGCCGCGTTCGACTTCGTACTGATCGACTGCGAGCACGGACCGGCCGACCTCGTCGCGCTGCGTCAGCACATCGCGCTCGCGCAGGTGCACGACGTGCCGGTCATCGTGCGCGTCGGCGAGGGCGATCGGGATCAGATCCTACGGGTGCTCGATCAGGGAGCCGAGGGCATCTTGGCTCCGCACCTCGACACGACAGCGGATGCCGAGGCGCTGGTCGCCGCGGCGATGTACCCCCCGGTCGGGTCGCGCGGCTTCGCGACGTACAGCCGGGCAGGGCGCTTCGGCCTCGTCGACCCCGCCGACCACCGCGAGTGGTGGCTCGAGAACACTCTGGTGCTCGGCATGATCGAGTCGCCCCGCGGCGTCACGAACGTCGATGCGCTCGTCACTGTGCCGCGCCTCGACGGCATCATGGTCGGTCCGGCCGATCTCGCGGCCAGCTCCGGCCCGGATGATCAGCCTGTGCCGCAGGCCATCGCCGCCGTGCACTCGGCCCTCGCACGCGCCGGTTCCCTGCGCATGGACATCGTCGGCACGCGGGATGCGGCAAGCGCGGCCTTCACCGCCGGCGCCGACCTCGTGGTCTACAACCTCGCCTCCTCCCTCATGGCGCATCTGCGCGGACTGGCGACGCCCGAGCGCTGA
- a CDS encoding SDR family oxidoreductase — MTELTQPTGHEEALRALPRDDGSAPRALVLGATGYIGGRLTPRLLNAGYRVRALARDAARAASFPWGPDCEIVEGSADDAEAVAEAMTDVDVVYYLIHSMTAGKGFEESDERAATTVADAAAKAGVRRIVYLGGLHPEDAKLSPHLRSRVRVGEIFLESGVPTLVLQAGVVIGSGSASFEMIRHLTDVLPYMPAPKWVRNRIQPIAVRDVLHYLLGAARVDDDVNRAVDIGGPDVLRYGQMMNGYALEAGLRQRAIAALPVLTPGLASHWVNLVTPVPRSIARPLVASLQNECIVKDHAIDDLIPQPDGGLTPYRTAVSLALGRDAADTIETSWKDAEVSGAPSDSLPSDPDWAGRTVFTDTRKLRTDAPVDGLWRVIIGIGGSNGWYSSKFLWAVRGWMDRLVGGVGLRRGRRSKAEARVGDAIDFWRVEAVEEPGRKTDSSPASGGLLRLRAEMKVPGDAWLELRALPDGDGSRYEQRAVFFPRGLAGRLYWLGVLPFHGFIFAGMAAKITAAAAVPVETVAGDETAPGETAAESETAAV, encoded by the coding sequence ATGACCGAGCTCACGCAGCCCACCGGGCACGAAGAAGCCCTGCGCGCCCTCCCCCGCGACGACGGATCGGCACCTCGCGCGCTGGTGCTCGGTGCCACCGGATACATCGGCGGGCGGCTGACCCCGCGACTGCTGAACGCCGGATATCGGGTGCGCGCACTGGCCCGTGACGCCGCGCGTGCGGCATCCTTCCCCTGGGGTCCCGACTGCGAGATCGTCGAGGGCTCGGCCGATGACGCCGAAGCCGTCGCCGAGGCCATGACGGATGTCGACGTGGTCTACTACCTGATCCACTCGATGACCGCGGGCAAGGGGTTCGAAGAGAGCGACGAACGAGCGGCCACCACGGTGGCGGATGCCGCGGCCAAGGCCGGAGTGCGCCGGATCGTGTACCTCGGCGGACTGCATCCCGAGGACGCGAAGCTGTCGCCGCACCTCCGCTCCCGCGTGAGGGTGGGCGAGATCTTCCTCGAGTCGGGCGTGCCCACGCTCGTGCTGCAGGCGGGCGTCGTGATCGGCTCGGGGTCTGCATCGTTCGAGATGATCCGCCACCTCACCGATGTGCTGCCCTACATGCCGGCGCCGAAGTGGGTGCGCAACCGCATCCAGCCGATCGCCGTGCGCGACGTGCTGCACTATTTGTTGGGCGCTGCCCGCGTCGACGACGACGTGAACCGCGCGGTCGACATCGGCGGACCCGACGTGCTGCGATACGGCCAGATGATGAACGGATACGCGCTCGAAGCCGGACTCCGTCAGCGTGCGATCGCCGCGCTGCCGGTGCTGACCCCCGGTCTCGCGTCGCACTGGGTCAATCTCGTGACCCCGGTTCCGCGGTCGATCGCCCGCCCGCTGGTCGCGTCGTTGCAGAACGAGTGCATCGTGAAGGACCACGCGATCGATGACCTCATTCCGCAGCCGGACGGCGGGCTGACCCCGTATCGCACGGCGGTCTCGCTCGCGCTGGGTCGCGACGCCGCAGACACCATCGAGACGAGCTGGAAGGATGCCGAGGTCTCGGGCGCCCCGAGCGATTCGCTGCCGAGCGACCCCGACTGGGCCGGCCGCACGGTGTTCACCGATACGCGCAAGCTGCGCACCGACGCACCGGTCGACGGCCTGTGGCGCGTGATCATCGGCATCGGCGGCTCGAACGGCTGGTACTCGTCGAAGTTCCTGTGGGCCGTGCGCGGGTGGATGGACCGCCTCGTCGGCGGCGTGGGCCTTCGGCGTGGGCGCCGCAGCAAGGCCGAGGCGCGCGTCGGCGACGCCATCGACTTCTGGCGCGTCGAGGCCGTCGAAGAGCCCGGCCGCAAGACCGACTCCTCCCCCGCGAGCGGCGGACTGCTGCGCCTGCGCGCCGAGATGAAGGTTCCTGGCGATGCGTGGCTCGAGCTGCGCGCGCTGCCCGATGGCGACGGGTCGCGCTACGAGCAGCGCGCCGTGTTCTTCCCCCGAGGGCTCGCCGGTCGGCTGTACTGGCTCGGTGTGCTGCCGTTCCACGGCTTCATCTTCGCGGGCATGGCGGCGAAGATCACCGCCGCCGCGGCCGTGCCGGTCGAGACCGTCGCGGGTGACGAGACCGCTCCGGGCGAGACCGCTGCCGAGTCGGAGACGGCCGCGGTCTGA
- a CDS encoding MarR family winged helix-turn-helix transcriptional regulator: MERSEEFSRSGYWYPEADSASTVDVLNLLRRYRAAETAMRERTRISMKMNETDLVALRFLLREQRAGRIVRAIDIARMLDISTASTTTLIDRLEKGGHARREPHPTDRRAGIVVPTVSSDDEVRETLGAMHRRMLALVDEMSDKERAVVTRFLAGMTSAIEEASDLDQELREVIRSHEESESSGE; encoded by the coding sequence ATGGAGCGCTCTGAGGAGTTCAGCCGTTCCGGCTACTGGTATCCCGAGGCCGACAGCGCCAGCACCGTCGACGTCCTGAACCTGCTGCGCCGCTACCGCGCGGCCGAGACCGCGATGCGGGAACGCACACGCATCTCGATGAAGATGAACGAGACCGACCTCGTCGCCCTGCGTTTCCTGCTGCGCGAGCAGCGGGCCGGCCGCATCGTGCGAGCCATCGACATCGCCCGCATGCTCGACATCTCCACCGCATCGACGACGACGCTCATCGACCGCCTGGAGAAGGGCGGGCACGCGAGGCGAGAGCCGCACCCGACCGATCGACGTGCCGGAATCGTGGTGCCGACGGTCAGCAGCGACGACGAGGTTCGCGAGACCCTCGGTGCGATGCACAGGCGGATGCTGGCACTGGTCGACGAGATGAGCGACAAGGAGCGCGCCGTGGTCACGCGGTTCCTCGCCGGCATGACCTCGGCCATCGAAGAGGCGTCCGATCTCGACCAGGAACTGCGCGAGGTCATCCGCTCGCACGAGGAATCCGAGTCCTCCGGCGAGTGA
- a CDS encoding CsbD family protein, with protein sequence MGLDDKIKNTAQDLAGKAKEAVGKVTDNEKLEAEGRADQAKANVKQAGENVKDAFNN encoded by the coding sequence ATGGGACTCGATGACAAGATCAAGAACACCGCGCAGGACCTCGCCGGCAAGGCGAAGGAAGCCGTAGGCAAGGTGACCGACAACGAGAAGCTCGAGGCGGAGGGCCGCGCCGACCAGGCGAAGGCCAACGTCAAGCAGGCTGGCGAGAACGTCAAGGACGCTTTCAACAACTGA
- a CDS encoding MarR family winged helix-turn-helix transcriptional regulator: MSSRTETTTRATELVARVDELRRAEAQFGRRLAAVRAPNDTDREAMRYILDAPDDAPATPGGLAAHLNVSTAAITSLLRRLQERGQIVVAPHPADARSKVLRPSLRDLNAQADELTQRIESLASEFTPEQTDAITRFLRRLAEEIGDLP, translated from the coding sequence ATGAGCAGCAGGACTGAGACGACGACGCGGGCGACCGAACTCGTCGCGCGTGTCGACGAACTTCGCAGGGCCGAGGCCCAGTTCGGGCGACGCCTTGCCGCGGTGCGCGCGCCGAACGACACCGACAGGGAGGCGATGAGGTACATCCTCGACGCCCCTGACGACGCCCCCGCCACGCCGGGTGGCCTCGCCGCTCATCTGAACGTCAGCACGGCGGCGATCACGAGCCTGCTGCGTCGACTTCAAGAGCGCGGTCAGATCGTCGTGGCGCCGCACCCTGCCGATGCCCGCTCCAAGGTGCTGCGCCCGTCCCTCCGCGATCTCAACGCGCAGGCCGATGAGCTGACGCAGCGCATCGAGTCGCTCGCCAGCGAGTTCACCCCGGAGCAGACCGATGCGATCACCCGGTTCCTGCGACGCCTGGCCGAGGAGATCGGCGACCTCCCCTAG
- a CDS encoding ABC transporter substrate-binding protein — MGHIKHRALPVLALAAVGMIALSSCGAGTRTDNANSTTVSCDYTAPEGKTTVNVLAYNSSAIDPFTDTMVSSCSNDDVTLKHDPIDFGGQVTKTTATLAGDSGTYDILETYGFVIPGFAEEKKLVPLNDLWDKYADDYGLGEISESMVEGMSYDGDIYAIPMQAQMFVMAYRTDVFDDLGLEVPTTFDEMISAAEAIQAEGLMDYPIALPWLATSDVSTGFQAAMNSLGADFVNADGDVTLDGPEAKQAVEAMLALKPYMDPQVTTFDQPKVQQQMFNGTAAMSIMFSGRMIDLTLPENSKLSDSFGFAGAPKLTTDADYSYNRLSIDGWSIPFNTKLDHDMLFQMMASAVSEDASTASVPAAYPAREGMVTEENSPYGAAANDSIASAMPPIVSPVLADLTNEIRPILVEILNGNVSVDDGLAQMQATGESFVG; from the coding sequence ATGGGACATATCAAGCATCGGGCACTGCCGGTACTCGCCCTCGCAGCGGTGGGCATGATCGCCCTCTCCAGCTGCGGCGCCGGGACCCGCACCGACAACGCGAACTCGACAACGGTGTCGTGTGACTACACGGCTCCGGAGGGCAAGACCACGGTCAACGTCCTCGCCTACAACTCCTCGGCGATCGACCCGTTCACCGACACCATGGTGTCGAGCTGTTCGAACGACGACGTGACGCTGAAGCACGACCCGATCGACTTCGGCGGGCAGGTGACCAAGACCACGGCGACGCTCGCCGGCGACTCGGGCACCTACGACATCCTCGAAACCTACGGATTCGTCATCCCGGGCTTTGCCGAAGAGAAGAAGCTCGTTCCGCTGAACGACCTCTGGGACAAGTATGCCGACGACTACGGTCTGGGCGAGATCAGCGAGTCGATGGTGGAGGGCATGTCGTACGACGGCGACATCTACGCCATCCCGATGCAGGCGCAGATGTTCGTCATGGCATACCGCACGGATGTCTTCGACGACCTGGGGCTCGAGGTGCCGACCACCTTCGACGAGATGATCTCCGCCGCCGAGGCGATCCAGGCCGAGGGGCTCATGGACTACCCGATCGCGCTGCCGTGGCTCGCGACGAGCGACGTCTCCACCGGTTTCCAGGCCGCGATGAACTCGCTCGGCGCCGACTTCGTGAACGCCGACGGCGACGTGACGCTCGACGGCCCCGAGGCCAAGCAAGCCGTCGAGGCGATGCTCGCGCTCAAGCCGTACATGGATCCGCAGGTCACGACCTTCGACCAGCCCAAGGTGCAGCAGCAGATGTTCAACGGCACTGCGGCCATGTCGATCATGTTCTCGGGCCGGATGATCGACCTGACGCTGCCGGAGAACTCGAAGCTCTCCGACTCGTTCGGCTTCGCGGGGGCGCCCAAGCTCACGACTGACGCCGACTACTCCTACAACCGCCTGTCGATCGACGGATGGTCGATTCCGTTCAACACGAAGCTCGACCACGACATGCTCTTCCAGATGATGGCCTCGGCCGTCAGCGAAGACGCGTCGACGGCATCCGTTCCGGCGGCCTACCCGGCCCGCGAGGGGATGGTCACCGAAGAGAACTCGCCGTACGGCGCCGCCGCCAACGACTCGATCGCCTCGGCGATGCCGCCGATCGTGTCGCCGGTGCTGGCCGACCTGACGAACGAGATCCGCCCGATCCTCGTCGAGATCCTCAACGGCAACGTCTCCGTCGACGACGGGCTGGCGCAGATGCAGGCAACCGGCGAGTCCTTCGTCGGCTGA
- a CDS encoding carbohydrate ABC transporter permease: MSLTTSELSDSELSTRAIITSGASKRKRRGPNRPPVITGLLLGILCIVMLSPFIWMALSVTKPTDVAFSNPPVFWDYEPTLQAFVNLWETTYFADYLVNTLVVAVVSTVLALVIGIPAAYALSRFPSYVSALLLVLALIFRALPRFSVVLPMYDISRALGIYDTTFALAIALVAINQPFTIWLLRNFFAEIPRELDEAAMIDGCTRIGMLRRVMIPLMGPGILTAGIFVFLFAFQEYLTALVLTDTSSKTVPVFIATQLGQTLPMLQQAGAASMLLTIPVFVIAFIAQKYLVAGLSDGAVKG, from the coding sequence ATGAGCCTCACGACCTCCGAGCTCTCCGACTCCGAGCTCTCCACCCGGGCGATCATCACCAGCGGCGCATCGAAGCGCAAGCGGCGCGGGCCGAACCGCCCCCCGGTCATCACCGGACTGCTGCTCGGCATCCTCTGCATCGTGATGCTCAGCCCGTTCATCTGGATGGCGCTGTCGGTCACGAAGCCCACAGACGTCGCGTTCTCGAACCCGCCGGTGTTCTGGGACTACGAGCCCACGCTGCAGGCCTTCGTCAACCTGTGGGAGACGACCTACTTCGCGGACTACCTCGTCAACACCCTCGTGGTCGCCGTCGTCTCGACCGTGCTCGCGCTGGTCATCGGCATCCCCGCGGCGTACGCGCTCTCGAGGTTCCCGAGCTATGTTTCGGCGCTGCTGCTGGTGCTCGCCCTGATCTTCCGGGCGCTCCCGCGCTTCTCGGTCGTGCTGCCGATGTACGACATCAGCAGGGCGCTCGGCATCTACGACACGACGTTCGCGTTGGCGATCGCCCTGGTCGCGATCAACCAGCCGTTCACGATCTGGCTGCTGCGCAACTTCTTCGCCGAGATCCCCCGGGAGCTCGACGAGGCCGCCATGATCGACGGCTGCACCAGGATCGGGATGCTGCGCAGAGTCATGATCCCGCTGATGGGCCCCGGCATCCTGACGGCCGGCATCTTCGTGTTCCTGTTCGCGTTCCAGGAGTACCTGACGGCTCTCGTGCTCACCGACACCTCGTCGAAGACCGTGCCGGTCTTCATCGCCACCCAGCTCGGGCAGACCCTGCCGATGCTGCAACAGGCGGGCGCCGCATCCATGCTGCTCACGATCCCGGTGTTCGTGATCGCGTTCATCGCGCAGAAGTACCTCGTCGCCGGCCTCAGCGACGGCGCTGTGAAGGGCTGA
- a CDS encoding carbohydrate ABC transporter permease, with translation MKTREFWLLFAPSLLVMGALLVLPLVRTVQWSFEQVRYGSPGSFVGLDNFVYALTDPRFHRAVAFTVIVTVITTVILLVFGYIIATGVNRITTSRPLVLGILLVSYVLPNLVGAVAFSWLFDDSFGGVVNRFIGLMGGTQVLWFTDQVPNAILVIANTVWSMLPFAMLIILAGLQGVPNELKEAAKIDGANAFQTHISVIIPTIRGVLGFVTLITIMDVLRMFDNLIPLSPQAQSIGNESIMLYVYSVAFADGAQNLGLGSAINVLTIVLILIMLIPFIRGIFKEAKAER, from the coding sequence ATGAAGACACGCGAGTTCTGGTTGCTCTTCGCACCGAGCCTGCTGGTGATGGGGGCGCTCCTCGTGCTCCCCCTGGTGCGCACGGTGCAGTGGAGCTTCGAGCAGGTCCGCTACGGCTCACCCGGATCGTTCGTCGGGCTCGACAACTTCGTCTACGCGCTGACTGATCCGCGCTTCCACCGGGCGGTCGCCTTCACCGTGATCGTCACGGTCATCACGACCGTGATCCTGCTCGTGTTCGGGTACATCATCGCGACAGGCGTCAACAGGATCACGACGTCCCGTCCGCTGGTACTCGGCATCCTGCTCGTCTCGTATGTGCTGCCCAACCTCGTGGGGGCTGTGGCGTTCTCGTGGCTGTTCGACGACAGCTTCGGCGGCGTCGTCAACCGGTTCATCGGGTTGATGGGCGGCACCCAGGTGCTCTGGTTCACCGACCAGGTTCCCAACGCGATCCTCGTGATCGCGAACACTGTCTGGTCGATGCTCCCGTTCGCGATGCTGATCATCCTGGCGGGGCTGCAGGGGGTGCCGAACGAACTGAAGGAAGCCGCGAAGATCGACGGAGCGAACGCCTTCCAGACCCACATCAGCGTGATCATCCCGACCATTCGCGGGGTGCTCGGGTTCGTGACGCTGATCACGATCATGGACGTCCTGAGGATGTTCGACAACCTGATCCCCCTGTCGCCGCAGGCGCAGTCGATCGGCAACGAGTCGATCATGCTCTACGTCTACTCGGTCGCCTTCGCCGACGGCGCACAGAACCTCGGCCTCGGCAGCGCGATCAACGTGCTCACCATCGTCCTCATCCTCATCATGCTGATCCCGTTCATCCGGGGCATCTTCAAGGAAGCGAAGGCAGAACGATGA
- a CDS encoding MFS transporter, with amino-acid sequence MKSTPLSLWQRLIRRLRPVTDEPRRLTVDDVTVVDRPMLRRAVAGTVVGNLMEWYDIGVYGYLAVIIGRAFLPDASAGAQSLFSLGVFAVTFVARPLGGVVLGQLGDRLGRQRVLAFTLIMMAAATFLIGVLPDFSVIGIWAPILLIVLKLAQGFSTGGEYAGATTFITEYAPDKSRGFYASLLDLGSYMGFAIGAAFVSILQLTLSAETMQGFAWRIPFLVALPLGLIAIYFRLKIEDTPAFQEAQDAAKRAADDAQASPDAPKGVIALIRAYWRELLTAFVLVAAANTVGYALTSYIPTYLTGTLGYDEVHGTLLTLPVLVAMALCIPLTGKLSDRIGRKRVLFIGSISAIVLAVPSFLFMMHGEIWSTLLGLVLLAFPVTFYVANLASSLPALFPTSSRYGGMGISYNLAVALFAGTAPVVMEALVQLTGSSLAPAFYVIGTSVAGFIAVIVLKESARRPLPGAMPSVQTIEEAVELVETQEENPDLDLDELFPERVAVAADAEGEADAQAKGDVDRA; translated from the coding sequence ATGAAGAGCACCCCCCTGAGCCTGTGGCAGCGACTGATCCGTCGCCTGCGGCCGGTGACGGACGAACCGCGACGACTCACGGTCGACGATGTCACCGTGGTCGACCGCCCGATGCTGCGTCGCGCCGTCGCCGGCACCGTGGTCGGCAACCTCATGGAGTGGTACGACATCGGCGTCTACGGCTATCTCGCCGTGATCATCGGACGCGCGTTCCTGCCGGATGCGTCCGCCGGAGCGCAGTCGCTGTTCTCACTCGGCGTGTTCGCCGTGACCTTCGTCGCCCGTCCGCTCGGCGGCGTCGTGCTCGGCCAGCTCGGTGATCGTCTCGGCCGCCAGCGCGTGCTGGCCTTCACGCTGATCATGATGGCGGCGGCGACGTTCCTCATCGGCGTGCTGCCCGACTTCTCGGTGATCGGCATCTGGGCGCCGATCCTGCTCATCGTGCTCAAGCTCGCACAGGGCTTCTCGACCGGTGGAGAGTATGCCGGTGCCACGACGTTCATCACCGAGTACGCACCCGACAAGAGTCGCGGCTTCTATGCGTCGCTGCTCGACCTCGGGTCGTACATGGGCTTCGCGATCGGTGCCGCGTTCGTGTCGATCCTGCAGCTGACGCTCTCGGCGGAGACGATGCAGGGCTTCGCCTGGCGCATCCCGTTCCTCGTCGCGCTGCCGCTCGGACTCATCGCGATCTACTTCCGTCTCAAGATCGAGGACACCCCGGCGTTCCAGGAGGCGCAGGACGCGGCGAAGCGCGCGGCTGACGACGCTCAGGCCTCGCCGGATGCGCCGAAGGGCGTCATCGCGCTGATCCGCGCGTACTGGCGCGAGCTGCTCACGGCGTTCGTGCTCGTGGCCGCCGCCAACACCGTCGGGTACGCGCTCACCTCGTACATACCGACCTACCTCACCGGCACTCTGGGCTACGACGAGGTGCACGGCACTCTGCTCACCCTGCCCGTGCTCGTGGCGATGGCGCTCTGCATCCCGCTCACCGGCAAGCTGTCCGACCGCATCGGGCGCAAGAGGGTGCTGTTCATCGGCTCGATCTCGGCGATCGTGCTCGCGGTGCCGTCGTTCCTGTTCATGATGCACGGCGAGATCTGGTCGACGCTGCTCGGGCTCGTGCTGCTGGCCTTCCCGGTGACGTTCTACGTGGCGAACCTCGCGTCGTCGCTGCCCGCGCTCTTCCCCACGTCGTCGCGCTACGGCGGCATGGGCATCTCGTACAACCTCGCCGTCGCGCTCTTCGCAGGCACCGCGCCCGTGGTGATGGAGGCGCTCGTGCAGCTCACCGGCTCGTCGCTGGCACCGGCCTTCTATGTGATCGGCACATCGGTCGCCGGCTTCATCGCCGTGATCGTGCTCAAGGAGTCGGCGCGCCGACCGCTGCCCGGAGCGATGCCGAGCGTGCAGACCATCGAGGAGGCCGTCGAGCTGGTCGAGACGCAGGAGGAGAATCCCGACCTCGATCTCGATGAGCTGTTCCCCGAGCGGGTGGCGGTCGCAGCGGATGCCGAGGGAGAGGCGGACGCTCAGGCGAAGGGCGACGTCGACAGGGCCTGA
- a CDS encoding alpha/beta fold hydrolase, whose product MAVAVPPLVLLAGMNCTADLWEDGGFGGGAGGAIRPVLDRPTVAEQVDALLDELPDSFIVVGHSLGGIVGMALALAAPTRVAGLCLVSTNAKAPTDAQRSGWTSWLDALEGGAEPRALQDSILQPLLGEDVVRDRPDLVERTLRMGEETGAERLRAQLRMQLTRTDLLSRLGGLTMPTLVVSGLDDVICPPRFHTEIVSAMPDARLVSLDAGHLLPLERPREFGGLVGSWRSHLRI is encoded by the coding sequence ATGGCGGTCGCGGTGCCGCCGCTCGTGCTGCTGGCCGGCATGAACTGCACCGCCGATCTATGGGAGGACGGCGGTTTCGGAGGGGGAGCAGGTGGGGCGATCCGGCCGGTGCTGGATCGCCCCACCGTCGCGGAGCAGGTCGACGCGCTGCTCGACGAGCTGCCCGATTCGTTCATCGTGGTCGGGCACTCGCTCGGCGGCATCGTCGGCATGGCGCTCGCGCTCGCCGCCCCGACGCGTGTCGCGGGGCTCTGCCTCGTGTCGACCAACGCCAAGGCGCCGACCGATGCGCAGCGCTCCGGCTGGACGAGCTGGCTGGATGCTCTCGAAGGTGGTGCTGAGCCGCGAGCGCTGCAGGACAGCATCCTCCAGCCTCTGCTCGGAGAGGACGTCGTGCGAGATCGTCCCGACCTCGTGGAGCGCACGCTGCGCATGGGCGAGGAGACCGGGGCCGAGCGGCTGCGGGCTCAGCTGCGGATGCAGCTCACACGCACCGATCTGCTGTCGCGACTGGGCGGACTGACCATGCCGACGCTCGTCGTCTCAGGACTCGACGACGTCATCTGCCCGCCGCGCTTCCACACCGAGATCGTGTCGGCGATGCCGGACGCACGGCTCGTGTCTCTGGATGCCGGCCACCTGCTGCCGCTCGAGAGGCCGCGGGAATTCGGTGGACTCGTGGGGTCGTGGCGCTCGCACCTCCGCATCTGA
- a CDS encoding MFS transporter yields MTSIESIRRPVADQTTRRARIAVSALFLTNGALFANILPRYPEIKAALDLDNAGYGLAIAAFPAGAIAAGLFAAVLIRRFGSARIAVIGTICTGLGLLAAAFAPSGILFAVALLLGGAFDAITDVAQNAHGLRVQRRYGRSIINSFHAIWSIGAVLGGGMAAAAIALQLPLGVHLGISTAVFAAVAFTALWFCLPGRDEEADAEATAEPVELQTAVRRGVSPRTVMILIALTLIAMAGAIAEDAGNSWATLYLSDSLGAAAAVAPLGFIALVGAQFIGRILGDGMTDRFGQRAVARVGGLIAAGGMALALIFPSVPGTIAGFAAVGFGIATLIPAAMHAADELPGLRPGAGLTIVSWLLRIGFLLSPPFVGFIADTESLRAGLIVAPAAAVVAVLLAGVLEKRRPRG; encoded by the coding sequence ATGACCTCGATCGAATCGATTCGACGCCCCGTCGCGGACCAGACGACCCGACGTGCGCGGATCGCCGTCTCGGCGCTGTTCCTCACGAACGGTGCGCTGTTCGCCAACATCCTGCCTCGCTACCCCGAGATCAAGGCCGCCCTCGACCTCGACAATGCCGGCTACGGACTCGCGATCGCCGCCTTCCCCGCCGGAGCCATCGCCGCCGGACTGTTCGCCGCCGTGCTGATCCGCCGCTTCGGTTCGGCGCGAATCGCGGTGATCGGCACGATCTGCACCGGCCTCGGGCTGCTCGCGGCAGCCTTCGCACCGTCCGGCATCCTGTTCGCCGTCGCCCTGCTGCTCGGCGGCGCGTTCGATGCGATCACCGACGTCGCGCAGAATGCGCACGGTCTGCGAGTGCAGCGGCGCTACGGCCGTTCGATCATCAACTCGTTCCACGCCATCTGGTCGATCGGCGCGGTGCTGGGTGGAGGCATGGCCGCGGCGGCGATCGCCCTGCAGCTGCCTCTCGGCGTGCACCTGGGCATCTCGACTGCGGTGTTCGCAGCCGTGGCCTTCACGGCACTCTGGTTCTGCCTCCCCGGCCGTGATGAAGAAGCGGATGCCGAGGCGACCGCTGAACCGGTCGAACTGCAGACCGCGGTGCGCCGCGGTGTGAGCCCGCGGACGGTGATGATCCTCATCGCGCTCACGCTCATCGCGATGGCCGGGGCGATCGCCGAGGACGCCGGCAACTCGTGGGCGACCCTGTACCTCAGCGACTCGCTCGGCGCCGCTGCCGCGGTCGCGCCCCTCGGATTCATCGCTCTGGTGGGCGCGCAGTTCATCGGACGGATACTGGGCGACGGCATGACCGACCGCTTCGGCCAGCGCGCCGTGGCCCGAGTCGGGGGCCTGATCGCCGCAGGGGGAATGGCCCTCGCGCTCATCTTCCCGAGCGTGCCCGGAACGATCGCCGGATTCGCCGCCGTCGGCTTCGGCATCGCGACGCTCATCCCCGCGGCCATGCATGCGGCCGATGAGCTGCCGGGTCTGCGCCCGGGGGCCGGTCTCACGATCGTGTCGTGGTTGCTGCGCATCGGTTTCCTGCTGTCGCCGCCGTTCGTCGGCTTCATCGCCGACACCGAGAGCCTGCGTGCGGGTTTGATCGTGGCGCCGGCCGCGGCGGTGGTCGCGGTGCTGCTTGCCGGAGTGCTCGAGAAGCGTCGTCCACGGGGGTAG